A single genomic interval of Spirosoma linguale DSM 74 harbors:
- a CDS encoding cyanophycinase (KEGG: csa:Csal_1113 cyanophycinase~TIGRFAM: cyanophycinase~PFAM: peptidase S51 dipeptidase E), with protein MAVPKGKLIPIGGSEAKDQENTSTSSELRQSNFFESGILAEFLAEVNGENSRIEVIPAASEIPEEMGQSYLDAFAKLGCKHVHVMYIDSPEDADKRENLERIDKADGVLFTGGDQTRLVDKLLDTVLLAKIHERYQQDNFVIAGTSAGAAAMPRLAIKEGKSAESLIKGMVETEKGLSLLPEAIIDTHFMQRSRFPRLTEALLRNPGLLGIGLCIDSGVVISQGDVLRAIGTGGVFVIDADNVRDSNYYEVPELQPVYVNNLRVNILAKGASYFLKDRIFTRTAETSFS; from the coding sequence ATGGCAGTACCTAAAGGAAAACTAATTCCGATTGGCGGAAGTGAAGCAAAAGATCAGGAGAACACAAGTACGTCCAGCGAACTGCGCCAGTCGAACTTTTTTGAGTCCGGCATTCTGGCCGAATTCCTGGCCGAAGTGAACGGGGAAAATTCCCGGATTGAGGTGATTCCGGCGGCTTCCGAAATTCCCGAAGAGATGGGGCAGAGCTATCTGGATGCGTTTGCGAAGCTGGGCTGCAAACACGTACACGTTATGTACATCGACAGCCCCGAAGACGCCGATAAACGCGAGAATCTGGAACGCATCGACAAGGCCGATGGGGTCTTGTTTACTGGGGGCGATCAAACCCGGCTGGTCGATAAACTGCTGGACACCGTGCTACTGGCAAAAATTCATGAGCGGTATCAGCAGGATAATTTCGTCATTGCCGGTACCAGCGCCGGGGCGGCTGCCATGCCCAGACTGGCCATTAAAGAAGGGAAGAGTGCGGAGTCGCTCATTAAGGGTATGGTCGAAACCGAAAAAGGATTGTCTCTGCTGCCCGAAGCCATTATTGATACCCACTTCATGCAGCGCAGCCGCTTTCCCCGGCTCACCGAAGCCCTGCTGCGTAACCCCGGCTTGCTGGGCATCGGGCTTTGTATCGATTCCGGCGTTGTGATTTCGCAGGGGGATGTACTGCGGGCCATCGGAACCGGGGGCGTATTTGTCATTGATGCGGATAACGTGCGGGATTCCAACTACTACGAAGTCCCGGAGCTTCAGCCGGTTTATGTCAATAATTTACGCGTCAATATCCTGGCCAAAGGAGCCTCGTATTTCCTGAAAGACCGGATTTTTACCCGAACGGCAGAGACAAGCTTTTCCTGA
- a CDS encoding cyanophycinase (KEGG: csa:Csal_1113 cyanophycinase~TIGRFAM: cyanophycinase~PFAM: peptidase S51 dipeptidase E), whose amino-acid sequence MHIRGTLIAIGGNEDKGNRARPLHVHDTVHAFANSGILYRIMVEINNPDACLEVVTTASSIPEAVARQYIRSFKKLGHKNVRQLHITSPEEADQPDILARIQTCGGILFSGGDQLVLTSVFRDTAFARLLHERYLHEPFVIAGTSAGAMVMSDLMIYPRTPQNLLHPEVDLFPGLSLIHDAIIDTHFLVRGRFRRLAFAVSQHPTHIGIGLEEDTGIIIRKGNKLEAIGSGLITLIDGRSLKEANLTVAQVKHDIFIENLLVHVLSHGNSFTLRNKKFS is encoded by the coding sequence ATGCACATACGAGGTACACTGATTGCCATTGGAGGGAACGAAGACAAAGGAAACCGAGCCCGACCGCTCCACGTCCACGACACCGTTCATGCCTTTGCCAACTCAGGTATTCTGTACCGAATTATGGTCGAGATCAACAACCCCGACGCCTGCCTGGAGGTGGTCACAACGGCCTCCAGCATTCCCGAAGCAGTGGCCAGGCAATACATCCGGTCGTTTAAAAAGCTGGGGCACAAAAACGTCCGGCAACTGCACATCACTTCGCCCGAAGAAGCCGACCAGCCCGACATACTGGCCCGTATTCAGACCTGCGGAGGGATTCTGTTTTCGGGTGGCGACCAATTGGTACTTACCTCCGTATTCCGGGACACGGCTTTCGCCCGACTTCTTCACGAACGGTACCTGCACGAGCCCTTCGTCATTGCCGGTACCAGCGCCGGGGCCATGGTTATGTCGGATTTAATGATTTACCCGCGCACACCCCAAAACCTCCTGCACCCCGAAGTCGACTTGTTTCCGGGCCTCTCACTGATTCACGACGCCATCATCGACACCCATTTTCTGGTTCGGGGCCGTTTCAGAAGGCTGGCGTTTGCCGTTTCGCAGCACCCGACGCACATTGGTATCGGACTGGAAGAAGACACGGGTATCATTATCCGGAAAGGCAACAAGCTCGAAGCCATTGGTTCGGGGCTGATTACCCTCATCGATGGCCGAAGTCTCAAAGAAGCCAACCTGACAGTGGCGCAGGTCAAGCACGACATTTTCATCGAAAACCTGCTCGTTCATGTACTGAGCCACGGCAACAGTTTCACCCTGCGCAACAAGAAATTCTCCTGA
- a CDS encoding Beta-aspartyl-peptidase (PFAM: peptidase T2 asparaginase 2~KEGG: ent:Ent638_1322 L-asparaginase) translates to MYTIAIHGGSGTINRDEITPEQENAFRRGLEAALDAGYTILNRGGSALDAVEQAVRSLEENELFNAGRGAVFAASGKHEMDASIMCGQSLKAGAVAGVTNIRNPISLARAVMEQSENVFLLASGAEDFAREHKLTFEPDEYFFTELRSQQLKEAQEANKTQLDHSKRNTGKGTVGAVALDQDGNLASATSTGGLTNKKYGRVGDTPVIGAGTYANNQTCAVSCTGYGEFFIRSVVAHDISCLMEYKGLSLKKACAYVVQDKLKTMGGEGGLIAVDRAGNVELPFNSEGMYRGWRNDVGEGEIAIFA, encoded by the coding sequence ATGTACACTATTGCCATACACGGTGGCTCAGGAACCATTAATCGGGACGAAATCACACCAGAGCAGGAAAACGCTTTTCGGCGGGGGCTGGAGGCCGCTTTAGATGCCGGGTATACAATTCTGAACCGGGGCGGCAGCGCCCTCGATGCCGTGGAACAGGCTGTCCGTAGTCTGGAAGAAAACGAACTCTTCAATGCGGGCAGAGGGGCCGTGTTTGCCGCCAGTGGTAAGCACGAAATGGACGCGTCGATCATGTGCGGCCAGTCGCTCAAAGCGGGGGCCGTGGCCGGTGTGACGAACATCCGGAATCCAATCTCACTGGCCAGGGCGGTCATGGAACAATCCGAAAATGTCTTTCTGCTGGCGAGTGGTGCCGAGGACTTCGCCCGTGAGCATAAACTGACGTTTGAGCCGGACGAGTACTTCTTTACCGAACTGCGGTCTCAACAGCTCAAAGAAGCGCAGGAGGCCAATAAAACGCAGCTGGATCATAGCAAACGCAATACCGGCAAAGGGACCGTTGGCGCGGTGGCGCTCGATCAGGACGGTAATCTGGCGTCGGCTACGTCTACCGGCGGCCTGACGAACAAAAAGTACGGACGTGTTGGCGATACGCCCGTAATCGGGGCCGGAACCTACGCCAACAACCAGACCTGCGCGGTATCGTGTACGGGCTATGGTGAGTTTTTTATCCGGTCGGTGGTGGCGCACGATATTTCCTGCCTGATGGAGTACAAAGGCCTGTCGTTGAAAAAAGCCTGTGCGTATGTTGTGCAGGATAAGTTAAAAACGATGGGTGGCGAAGGCGGGCTGATTGCCGTTGATCGGGCCGGAAACGTTGAATTGCCCTTCAATTCGGAAGGCATGTACCGGGGCTGGCGCAACGATGTCGGCGAGGGTGAAATCGCAATTTTCGCCTGA
- a CDS encoding protein of unknown function DUF892 (PFAM: protein of unknown function DUF892~KEGG: mes:Meso_4071 protein of unknown function DUF892), producing the protein MKTMQEFMEHTIQDLYSAENQILEALPQLIERAQNDQLRQALQTHQRETEQQVQRLEQIAQQMGVDPDGETCMAMQGLVEEAQDLLSQIEDPQLADAAIIGAAQKVEHYEIAAYGTARTLAQQAGQDQAADLFAQTLEEEKATDEKLTVIATSSVNQQAAQA; encoded by the coding sequence ATGAAAACAATGCAGGAATTTATGGAGCATACGATCCAGGATCTATACTCTGCCGAAAACCAGATTCTGGAAGCGCTACCCCAACTTATTGAGCGTGCCCAGAACGACCAGCTCCGTCAGGCGCTACAAACGCACCAGCGTGAGACAGAGCAGCAGGTACAGCGGCTGGAGCAGATTGCCCAACAAATGGGCGTTGATCCGGATGGAGAAACATGCATGGCCATGCAGGGACTGGTTGAAGAAGCGCAGGATTTGCTGAGCCAGATCGAAGATCCTCAACTGGCTGATGCCGCGATCATCGGTGCCGCTCAGAAAGTTGAACATTACGAAATTGCTGCCTACGGTACCGCCCGTACGCTGGCTCAGCAGGCTGGTCAGGATCAGGCAGCTGACCTGTTTGCCCAAACGCTGGAAGAAGAAAAAGCAACCGACGAAAAACTGACCGTCATTGCTACCAGTTCGGTAAATCAACAGGCCGCTCAGGCATAA
- a CDS encoding FRG domain protein (PFAM: FRG domain protein~KEGG: ppd:Ppro_2922 hypothetical protein) yields the protein MCEERATTWDQLMDFLYENAWTPSLRRFRPPFVFRGMADVAFLLDTSLMRLGEGYQHSERHLLRNFKKYALRNVIERDSFWYWLSVAQHHGLPTRLMDWTFSPYVALHFVTTSLELYDRDGVVWCLDYQKAHQQLPPPLKQLLADEGADLFTVDMLSHIPSLDAFDKLADEPFALFLEPPSIDDRIINQYALFSVVSNPTVSLNQWLETRPDMYRKLVIDHQLKWEIRDKLDQANINERVLFPGLDGLSQWLRRQYVQADCHQPIDDYQNRFTRH from the coding sequence ATGTGTGAAGAACGGGCGACAACCTGGGATCAATTAATGGATTTCCTGTACGAAAATGCCTGGACGCCATCGCTCAGACGGTTCCGCCCGCCGTTTGTGTTTCGGGGAATGGCCGATGTGGCCTTTCTGCTGGATACATCCCTGATGCGGTTGGGAGAGGGCTACCAGCACAGCGAGCGGCATTTACTGCGAAATTTTAAGAAATACGCCCTTCGGAATGTCATCGAGCGGGATTCCTTCTGGTATTGGCTTTCCGTTGCCCAACACCATGGGCTACCCACCCGGCTGATGGACTGGACATTTTCGCCGTATGTGGCCCTGCATTTCGTTACAACTTCGCTGGAGTTGTATGATCGGGATGGCGTTGTCTGGTGCCTCGATTACCAGAAAGCTCACCAGCAGCTCCCTCCTCCCCTCAAACAACTGCTGGCAGACGAAGGCGCTGACCTTTTTACGGTCGACATGCTCAGCCATATTCCGTCGCTGGATGCGTTTGACAAGCTGGCAGACGAACCGTTTGCTCTCTTCCTCGAACCGCCATCCATCGACGACCGGATCATCAACCAATACGCCCTGTTTTCGGTAGTCTCGAATCCTACCGTCAGCCTCAATCAGTGGCTGGAGACGCGCCCCGATATGTACCGAAAGCTCGTGATCGACCACCAGCTTAAATGGGAGATCCGCGACAAACTCGATCAGGCCAATATCAACGAGCGAGTCTTGTTCCCCGGGTTGGATGGTTTGAGCCAGTGGCTACGCCGTCAGTATGTGCAGGCAGACTGTCATCAGCCCATCGACGATTATCAGAACAGGTTTACAAGACACTAA
- a CDS encoding glycosyl transferase family 2 (PFAM: glycosyl transferase family 2~KEGG: cti:RALTA_A0580 putative glycosyl transferase, family 2) has protein sequence MLSVKDITIVIVTRNRVETLLWTLGKLTALPQNPPIIVVDNASTDGTPDRVKVTFPMVTVLTLDQNKWCAARNDGVELAQTCLIAFCDDDSFWQPAALGRAATYFSKYPHLGVLAGKILIGDQEEVDSVCDAMQNSPIMDPRPLPGPAVLGFVCCAAVVRREAYLSIGGFDHRFAIAGEERMFSVDMRTKGWSLAYADDVVAHHYPSQLRNLAQRTRHITRDTLWYYWLRRPAYYAMRHTMLILKQMRKDSNVRQGFLEAIKAAPDILLDRQVVPPPVEEQILRIESFY, from the coding sequence ATGCTGTCCGTAAAAGATATTACCATTGTTATCGTAACCCGAAACCGCGTAGAAACCTTACTCTGGACATTGGGTAAACTGACCGCCCTGCCCCAGAATCCACCCATTATTGTAGTAGACAATGCGTCTACCGACGGCACTCCCGACCGCGTAAAAGTAACTTTCCCGATGGTTACGGTGCTGACCCTCGACCAGAACAAGTGGTGTGCCGCCCGCAACGACGGGGTTGAACTGGCGCAAACCTGCCTGATCGCCTTCTGCGATGACGACTCGTTCTGGCAACCAGCCGCGCTGGGTCGGGCAGCTACCTATTTCAGTAAGTACCCGCATTTAGGCGTTCTGGCCGGCAAAATTCTCATTGGCGATCAGGAAGAAGTCGACTCGGTCTGCGATGCCATGCAGAACAGCCCCATCATGGACCCTCGTCCGCTGCCCGGTCCGGCAGTGCTGGGCTTTGTTTGCTGTGCCGCCGTTGTTCGGAGAGAAGCATACCTGAGCATTGGCGGCTTCGATCACCGGTTTGCCATTGCGGGAGAAGAACGGATGTTTTCGGTCGATATGCGAACCAAAGGGTGGAGTCTGGCCTATGCCGACGATGTAGTGGCCCATCATTATCCATCTCAACTGCGTAACCTGGCCCAGCGCACCCGGCACATCACCCGCGACACGCTCTGGTACTACTGGCTGCGTCGCCCGGCCTATTATGCTATGCGGCACACCATGCTCATTCTTAAACAAATGCGAAAAGACAGCAATGTGCGTCAGGGATTTCTGGAAGCGATAAAAGCGGCTCCTGACATTCTGCTTGACCGGCAGGTTGTGCCTCCGCCCGTAGAAGAGCAGATTCTGCGCATCGAAAGTTTTTATTGA
- a CDS encoding glycoside hydrolase family 1 (PFAM: glycoside hydrolase family 1~KEGG: scl:sce3055 hypothetical protein), whose amino-acid sequence MSNQKSIWETLNKPLQNKLALWGGLECTVNRVGDVYQDQIVRSGHHDRLSDLDLIADLGIRALRYPILWERTAPDHPDQPDWSWPDERLNRLRQLDIRPIVGLVHHGCGPRYATYDTPAFEDGLARFARQVAERYPWIDAYTPINEPLTTARFGGLYGLWYPHGRSNQLFVDLLLRECRATIRVMAEIRAVQPNAQLIQTDDLGKTHSTPVLSYQAELENERRWLGWDLLCGHVTPHHPLWAYLRESGASEADLWYLIEHACPPSVIGVNHYVTSERYIDHRIHHYPTHLHGGNGYHRYADTEVVRAAPEQRTGLATLLQEAWQRYALPIVVTEAHLGDRPEEQMRWLGELWQQAQQAQDAGADVRAVSVWAIMGLYDWHCLLTRREDRHEPGVFNVSSGIPEPTELATMLKRLTAGEPIGSLVPPGPGWWQTPDAQIYHASEPLVSNSVE is encoded by the coding sequence ATGAGCAATCAAAAGTCAATTTGGGAAACGCTGAATAAACCTTTACAAAACAAATTAGCCTTATGGGGAGGTCTGGAATGTACCGTTAACCGGGTAGGTGACGTGTATCAGGATCAGATCGTACGCAGTGGGCACCATGATCGGCTAAGCGATCTGGATTTAATCGCCGACTTAGGTATCCGTGCCCTGCGCTACCCCATTTTGTGGGAACGTACAGCACCCGATCACCCCGATCAACCGGACTGGTCGTGGCCCGATGAACGGCTCAACCGGCTGCGTCAGTTAGATATCCGGCCCATTGTCGGGCTGGTGCATCACGGCTGCGGACCCCGCTATGCCACGTACGACACACCGGCTTTTGAAGACGGGCTGGCCCGCTTTGCCCGTCAGGTGGCCGAACGGTACCCCTGGATCGATGCTTATACGCCCATCAACGAACCGCTGACAACCGCCCGTTTCGGAGGCTTGTACGGACTCTGGTATCCGCACGGCCGGTCTAATCAGCTATTCGTCGATCTGTTGCTGCGCGAGTGCCGGGCTACCATCCGGGTTATGGCCGAAATCAGGGCCGTACAGCCCAATGCCCAACTTATTCAGACCGATGATCTGGGAAAAACTCACAGCACCCCGGTTCTCAGCTACCAGGCCGAACTGGAGAACGAACGGCGGTGGCTGGGCTGGGATTTGCTCTGCGGACATGTAACGCCCCACCACCCATTGTGGGCGTACTTGCGGGAGTCGGGAGCATCCGAAGCCGATTTGTGGTATCTCATCGAGCATGCCTGCCCGCCATCGGTTATAGGCGTTAACCACTACGTCACCAGCGAGCGGTATATAGATCACCGTATTCATCACTATCCAACTCATTTACACGGCGGCAATGGTTATCATCGATACGCCGATACGGAGGTGGTACGGGCCGCCCCGGAGCAGCGCACCGGCTTAGCTACCTTGCTACAGGAAGCGTGGCAGCGGTATGCACTACCCATCGTTGTGACAGAGGCCCATCTGGGCGATCGGCCCGAAGAGCAGATGCGCTGGCTGGGCGAACTCTGGCAACAGGCGCAACAGGCTCAGGATGCCGGTGCCGATGTCCGGGCCGTGTCGGTCTGGGCCATCATGGGCCTGTATGACTGGCATTGTCTCCTGACCCGGCGGGAAGATCGACACGAGCCGGGGGTATTCAACGTCAGCAGCGGCATCCCGGAACCCACTGAGCTGGCAACCATGCTGAAACGCCTGACCGCTGGTGAACCGATAGGGTCGTTAGTGCCGCCCGGACCGGGTTGGTGGCAGACGCCCGACGCCCAAATCTACCATGCCTCGGAGCCTTTAGTCAGTAATTCAGTCGAGTAA
- a CDS encoding putative lipoprotein (KEGG: bte:BTH_II0398 putative lipoprotein) has product MKKIVMMGAMLLTVAAFSAQAQTTNSGSSSSNGTTTNTGSGTSGTSGTSGTSGTSGSTTGSGTSGTSGSTMGTGTTGSGSTMGTGTSGSGTTGSGSSTYGTSNSNQGSSSVSSQSGSTTQGSSQSQGRSGRKAKRSSSSQNGSSSSSSTSTPPEK; this is encoded by the coding sequence ATGAAAAAGATCGTAATGATGGGGGCTATGTTACTGACAGTAGCAGCCTTTAGCGCACAGGCGCAGACAACGAACTCGGGCAGCAGTTCATCGAATGGCACGACCACCAATACGGGTTCGGGAACATCGGGAACAAGTGGAACGTCGGGTACCAGCGGTACCAGTGGATCAACAACGGGCTCCGGTACGTCGGGCACCAGCGGCTCAACGATGGGTACGGGTACTACCGGCAGCGGTTCAACAATGGGTACGGGCACAAGTGGTAGCGGTACAACGGGTAGCGGTTCGAGCACATACGGCACCAGTAACAGTAATCAGGGCAGCAGTTCGGTTTCTTCCCAGTCGGGTTCAACCACACAGGGCTCGTCTCAAAGCCAGGGCCGAAGCGGCCGGAAAGCAAAACGGAGCAGCAGTAGCCAGAATGGCAGCAGCTCTTCGTCGTCAACCAGCACTCCGCCAGAAAAATAG
- a CDS encoding alpha/beta hydrolase fold protein (KEGG: mno:Mnod_0825 alpha/beta hydrolase fold protein) has product MIKKIGGLLIGLFALAIGWLIWNSPGETSPILASNGLPKAGSIARLEALTINGTTQWLLMRGVDSTRPVLLFLHGGPGLPETSLLAGHELEKKFVVVNWEQRGAGKSYSADVFDHSFTVSTFVNDAVAVSQWLTRRFHQPKIYLMAHSWGTFLGVLTVQKRPDLFKAYFSISQISRQLEAEQISYSWVLAEARRHGASRQVRRLTKQGPPPYPPDAWLDYLMWQRELVAEYGGGMYKSNFYPLFIRSLLRCREYTLLDKARYGLGAMETVRRLWPAVVATDLFRVAPALQVPYYLFQGTHDYQTPYPVARHYFETVQAPRKRLYTFRNSAHSPIFEEPDLFRRCLDSALIDEQAKK; this is encoded by the coding sequence ATGATTAAAAAAATTGGTGGTCTGCTTATCGGCCTGTTTGCGCTGGCGATTGGCTGGTTAATCTGGAACAGCCCCGGCGAAACCAGCCCTATTCTGGCGTCCAACGGCCTGCCCAAAGCCGGTAGTATCGCCCGGCTGGAAGCACTGACCATTAATGGCACTACGCAGTGGCTACTCATGCGTGGAGTAGACAGCACCAGGCCCGTTCTGCTGTTTTTACATGGCGGGCCGGGCCTACCCGAAACATCGCTGCTGGCCGGTCATGAACTGGAGAAGAAATTTGTTGTCGTAAACTGGGAGCAGCGCGGGGCCGGTAAATCCTATTCGGCCGATGTTTTCGACCATTCGTTTACGGTATCGACATTCGTTAACGATGCTGTGGCCGTAAGTCAGTGGCTAACCCGCCGATTTCACCAGCCCAAAATATACCTGATGGCCCACTCATGGGGTACGTTCCTGGGTGTTTTAACCGTACAAAAACGTCCTGACCTGTTCAAGGCCTATTTCAGTATCAGCCAGATTAGTCGACAGTTGGAAGCCGAGCAGATCTCCTACAGTTGGGTATTGGCCGAGGCTCGCCGACACGGTGCCAGCCGACAGGTACGCCGGTTAACGAAACAGGGACCTCCCCCCTATCCGCCCGATGCGTGGCTCGATTATCTGATGTGGCAACGCGAACTGGTAGCGGAGTACGGTGGCGGCATGTATAAGTCAAATTTTTATCCGCTCTTCATCCGGAGCCTTTTGCGCTGCCGCGAGTATACGCTGCTGGATAAGGCTCGCTACGGGCTCGGCGCGATGGAAACTGTTCGGCGGCTGTGGCCTGCCGTTGTTGCAACAGACCTGTTTCGGGTGGCACCTGCCCTTCAGGTACCTTATTATCTTTTTCAGGGTACGCATGATTACCAAACCCCTTACCCTGTAGCCCGGCATTACTTTGAAACCGTGCAGGCGCCCCGCAAACGCCTGTATACCTTTCGGAACTCGGCCCATAGCCCGATTTTTGAAGAACCTGATCTGTTTCGCCGGTGCCTGGATAGTGCCCTGATCGACGAACAAGCGAAAAAGTAA
- a CDS encoding UDP-galactopyranose mutase (KEGG: psa:PST_2890 UDP-galactopyranose mutase~TIGRFAM: UDP-galactopyranose mutase~PFAM: UDP-galactopyranose mutase-like), with protein sequence MHFDYVIVGAGFAGSVLAERLATQADKKILIIDKRPHIGGNAYDCLNEDGILIHQYGPHIFHTNSPEVVTYLSQFTEWRPYEHRVLASVDGQLLPIPINLDTVNKLYGFSFTSEELADYFASVGEPVKDIKTSEDVVVSQVGRDLYEKFFRGYTRKQWGVDPSELDKMVTSRIPTRTNQDDRYFTDQFQCMPLHGYTKMFEKMVAHSNIQLMLGTDFKQVKDELSYDELIYTGPVDEYFDFCFGKLPYRSLRFDHQTVDVEDYQPVSVVNYPNDHAYTRITEYKKLTGQEHPKTSITFEYPQDEGDPYYPVPRPENAALYRQYKQLADEQKSVHFVGRLGTYRYYNMDQVVAQALTLYKKLVGADSLQEAINS encoded by the coding sequence ATGCATTTCGATTATGTCATTGTTGGTGCTGGCTTTGCCGGTAGTGTGTTGGCCGAACGCCTGGCAACGCAGGCTGACAAAAAAATCCTGATTATTGACAAACGCCCGCACATCGGTGGCAATGCGTACGATTGCCTGAATGAAGATGGCATCCTGATTCACCAATATGGGCCGCATATTTTCCACACCAACTCTCCTGAAGTTGTTACTTACCTGTCGCAGTTTACCGAATGGCGGCCTTACGAACACCGCGTACTGGCTTCAGTAGATGGTCAGCTTTTGCCAATTCCGATCAATCTGGATACCGTTAATAAATTGTATGGGTTCTCATTTACATCCGAAGAACTGGCCGACTATTTTGCGTCGGTAGGTGAACCCGTTAAGGATATCAAAACCTCCGAAGACGTCGTTGTCAGCCAGGTGGGGCGCGACTTATACGAGAAGTTTTTCCGGGGGTATACCCGCAAGCAATGGGGAGTCGATCCATCCGAACTCGATAAGATGGTTACGTCACGCATTCCTACCCGAACCAACCAGGACGACCGCTATTTTACGGACCAGTTCCAGTGCATGCCTTTACACGGCTACACTAAAATGTTTGAAAAAATGGTGGCGCACTCCAACATTCAGTTGATGCTCGGCACCGATTTCAAACAGGTGAAAGATGAGCTTTCGTACGATGAACTGATTTACACCGGCCCTGTCGACGAATACTTCGACTTCTGTTTTGGCAAACTGCCGTACCGGTCCCTGCGCTTCGATCACCAGACGGTCGATGTGGAAGATTACCAGCCCGTTTCGGTGGTCAACTACCCCAACGACCATGCCTATACCCGTATTACGGAGTATAAAAAGCTAACCGGACAGGAGCATCCAAAAACAAGCATCACATTTGAGTATCCGCAGGACGAAGGCGACCCGTATTACCCGGTGCCAAGACCCGAAAATGCGGCCCTCTACCGGCAGTATAAACAATTGGCCGACGAGCAGAAATCCGTGCATTTTGTTGGACGGCTGGGTACCTACCGCTACTATAATATGGATCAGGTAGTGGCTCAGGCGCTAACACTGTACAAGAAACTGGTTGGTGCCGACTCATTGCAGGAGGCAATAAACTCCTAA
- a CDS encoding response regulator receiver protein (KEGG: pat:Patl_0424 response regulator receiver protein), with amino-acid sequence MYMDTRTERGLVIFIATDSDDEFYFYRQAFADVCPVAILYFFTRKGDLLDALKQDIYPKPALIVMDWNMAARKGYVVLSWLAQSPVWQVIPVVIMTDAHKPVDEVKCAQLGYELVLPKEPSYTKQLKQLRGLVRAFM; translated from the coding sequence ATGTACATGGACACGCGGACAGAACGAGGACTGGTTATTTTCATCGCTACTGATTCGGATGATGAGTTTTATTTTTACCGGCAGGCATTTGCGGACGTGTGCCCGGTAGCCATCCTTTACTTTTTCACGCGAAAAGGCGATTTGCTGGACGCCCTTAAGCAGGATATTTATCCGAAACCCGCATTAATCGTAATGGATTGGAATATGGCTGCGCGTAAAGGCTATGTGGTTCTCTCCTGGTTAGCGCAATCGCCGGTCTGGCAAGTTATACCGGTTGTTATCATGACCGATGCCCACAAGCCAGTCGATGAAGTAAAATGTGCTCAGCTGGGCTACGAACTTGTACTGCCCAAAGAACCCAGTTATACCAAACAGCTTAAGCAACTGCGCGGGTTGGTGCGGGCCTTTATGTAA
- a CDS encoding RNA polymerase, sigma-24 subunit, ECF subfamily (TIGRFAM: RNA polymerase sigma factor, sigma-70 family~PFAM: sigma-70 region 2 domain protein; Sigma-70 region 4 type 2~KEGG: pap:PSPA7_3530 RNA polymerase sigma factor SigX) — MKIQLNDEELIRQQLSTNPTACFEALYNRYVGKVYNRCLSITKDTEKAEDFTHDIFIRTFARLDRFQERSTFSTWLYSIAYNYCMDQIKLSNRLTIKPLEDDMAYQFVDTNESDHLEERAYYLANALSRVAPDDVKLLQMKYQQGLDINQIAKELDLNVSAVKMRLKRSREKVRGLYLKTAY, encoded by the coding sequence ATGAAAATCCAACTTAACGACGAAGAACTGATCAGACAACAACTTAGTACCAATCCTACTGCCTGCTTTGAAGCACTTTACAACCGGTACGTGGGTAAAGTTTACAACCGGTGTCTATCGATAACAAAAGATACCGAAAAAGCGGAAGATTTTACGCACGACATTTTCATTCGAACGTTCGCGCGGCTGGATCGTTTTCAAGAACGGTCGACTTTCTCCACCTGGTTATACTCAATTGCCTATAACTATTGCATGGACCAGATAAAACTATCCAACCGACTGACGATCAAGCCGCTCGAAGACGACATGGCTTATCAGTTTGTGGATACGAATGAGTCGGACCATCTCGAAGAACGGGCCTATTACCTGGCCAACGCCTTGAGCAGAGTAGCACCCGACGACGTTAAACTTCTGCAAATGAAGTATCAGCAGGGGCTGGATATTAATCAGATTGCCAAAGAACTGGATCTGAATGTGAGTGCGGTAAAAATGCGGCTGAAACGCTCGCGTGAAAAAGTTCGGGGTCTATACCTCAAAACCGCTTATTAA